One genomic segment of Belonocnema kinseyi isolate 2016_QV_RU_SX_M_011 chromosome 2, B_treatae_v1, whole genome shotgun sequence includes these proteins:
- the LOC117182989 gene encoding uncharacterized protein LOC117182989, whose translation MTDVPQLGRIVLNSCHPNASEDMRRRILPRLHQDDVADILSLDDLLIIYGNNLCEKYKEQHLALMIKSRLRLMTRVYIAAKAINYTILDLKSMINPQMYKTFIQAIHKVAEFDEETDRYKKPNVASSIRTLMKDIVDIFINKCIMTMEDKKQKTAGNFLHLHSKLFRIRVNNTAKNSKIELNRRKIIQLPSLHDIKTLLQYTKSLRHSALKKSDAHGFSYPVFKVLAETCLLGMMIFNQRRPGEMQMVEVQDFKLHSTIDERTNKELFQSMSKQARKALVQYVRFSIRGKLNRPVTVVLCQDLLHSAKTILHHREEANIPASNKYIFELPSQDAKKDKLLDACHLMRKYSKACGAKEPHLLRAKKLRKHIATTCLQLKVTAMAMTKTSLLRKNAIVIKTRLLTKQVSHQMKVWRGRIHK comes from the coding sequence ATGACCGATGTCCCACAATTGGGAAGAATAGTCCTTAACAGCTGCCATCCTAATGCATCAGAAGATATGCGGAGGAGAATATTACCTAGGTTACATCAAGACGATGTAGCTGATATTCTCTCATTAGACGATCTTCTCATCATATATGGAAACAACTTGTGCGAGAAGTACAAGGAGCAGCATCTTGCCTTAATGATAAAGAGCCGCTTAAGATTGATGACACGCGTCTACATTGCAGCGAAAGCAATTAATTACACCATCTTAGACTTGAAGTCTATGATAAATCCACAGATGTATAAAACGTTTATTCAAGCAATTCACAAAGTTGCTGAATTTGATGAGGAAACGGATCGATATAAAAAACCGAATGTCGCTAGCAGCATCCGAACTTTGATGAAAGATATTGTCGACATCTTCATAAATAAGTGCATAATGACCATGGaggataaaaaacaaaaaacggcAGGAAATTTTCTACACTTGCATTCCAAGCTCTTCCGAATAAGAGTTAATAACACagcgaaaaattcgaaaatcgaattaaatagaagaaaaattattcagCTTCCAAGCCTCCATGACATAAAAACATTGCTGCAGTATACGAAAAGCTTAAGACATAGCGCCCTCAAGAAATCGGACGCACATGGGTTTTCGTACCCTGTCTTTAAAGTGCTTGCGGAGACATGCCTTCTGGGCATGATGATTTTTAATCAACGAAGACCAGGAGAAATGCAGATGGTGGAAGTTCAGGATTTTAAACTGCATTCGACAATCGATGAGCGCACAAATAAAGAGCTGTTCCAATCGATGAGCAAACAAGCACGAAAAGCTCTCGTGCAATATGTGCGCTTTTCCATCAGGGGAAAATTAAATCGACCTGTTACAGTTGTACTCTGCCAGGATTTACTCCACTCCGCGAAAACTATCCTTCATCATAGAGAAGAAGCAAACATACCGGCAAGCAATAAGTATATTTTTGAGCTTCCGAGTCAGGATGCGAAAAAGGACAAGCTTCTCGATGCTTGTCACTTGATGAGGAAGTATAGCAAAGCATGCGGAGCGAAAGAGCCTCATCTTTTaagggcaaaaaaattaaggaaacatATCGCAACAACATGTCTTCAGCTGAAGGTTACGGCGATGGCGATGACGAAGACGAGTTTATTGAGAAAGAACGCGATAGTGATCAAGACTCGCTTGTTGACGAAGCAGGTGTCGCACCAGATGAAGGTTTGGAGAGGGAGGATTCATAAATAG